One stretch of Armigeres subalbatus isolate Guangzhou_Male chromosome 2, GZ_Asu_2, whole genome shotgun sequence DNA includes these proteins:
- the LOC134209915 gene encoding uncharacterized protein LOC134209915, whose amino-acid sequence MENIQEDDILTFHFISVIKKHPVLYVKSSKAYRNVFIKDNVWLNVANEVKLPTDEVKSKWRHLRDRFMKELRRVEETTASGAGTATVYEPTWRFHEELSFLAEHCKRRSTTSNYKPSVTQQQDALTSPQGDGQDSFIVEEQEYEDLEILEDVENENSTPMSSTSVSEPNKRKRKELALDNKMHKIMDIVGDVASSIQSEQTNRHKDFCCYLGRRMSMLPMKVARDLEVEFTARVNGLIDIYCDE is encoded by the exons atggagaaTATTCAGGAAGATGATATTCTTACGTTTCATTTTATTTCCGTAATTAAAAAGCATCCAGTACTGTATGTTAAAAGCAGTAAAGCATACAGGAATGTTTTTATCAAAGACAACGTTTGGTTGAATGTGGCGAACGAAGTGAAATTACCTA CCgacgaagtgaaaagtaagtggAGACACTTACGGGATCGGTTTATGAAGGAACTTCGTAGAGTTGAGGAAACAACTGCATCCGGTGCTGGCACTGCTACAGTGTACGAACCGACGTGGAGGTTCCATGAAGAATTGTCGTTTCTGGCTGAGCACTGTAAGCGTCGAAG CACCACAAGCAACTACAAACCATCTGTAACACAACAACAAGATGCTTTGACAAGCCCTCAAGGGGATGGGCAGGATTCATTTATCGTTGAGGAGCAAGAATATGAGGACTTAGAGATATTGGAAGATGTTGAGAATGAAAATTCCACACCAATGTCGTCAACATCGGTGTCCGAACCGAATAAAAGAAAGCGGAAGGAATTGGCACTGGACAACAAGATGCACAAGATCATGGATATAGTTGGTGATGTTGCGTCGTCGATCCAAAGTGAACAAACAAACCGGCACAAGGACTTCTGTTGCTATCTAGGACGTCGTATGTCCATGCTTCCAATGAAAGTTGCGAGGGATCTCGAAGTCGAGTTTACTGCTCGCGTGAATGGGCTAATTGATATTTACTGTGACGAATAA